One window of Nicotiana tomentosiformis chromosome 11, ASM39032v3, whole genome shotgun sequence genomic DNA carries:
- the LOC138901754 gene encoding uncharacterized protein: MYNAISREEYEKISRCETSKKMWDKLEITYEGTNKVKETRINLLVRDYKLFQMKDGESVEEMFSRFSKILGNLKSFGRPIKNEEHVRKILKNLPTIWQPKVIALKCQNLDKISYDELRGDLIAVEKTHLDRQIQQENKKAVAFKVTVDEPENEEEEEEGEHDENIAMLSQVVSSMMRKNRFSKRGKSNFRRGRTNNENDKNNGRFYECGKHGHIQADCPILKTKLNRNFQKKKSFGAWSDEEESDLEKIENMCFMAIKDDSNEDSGELDLKADEGTSEVRLPTCPNCCELQKFIYIAFGDIERVLNEFRKIQREKKDWALKVE; encoded by the coding sequence ATGTATAATGCTATCAGTAGAGAAGAGTATGAAAAGATTTCAAGATGTGAAACTAGCAAGAAAATGTGGGATAAATTGGAAATCACATATGAGGGAACCAACAAGGTAAAAGAAACAAGGATCAATCTTCTAGTTCGTGACTATAAGCTATTTCAAATGAAGGATGGAGAATCAGTGGAAGAAATGTTCTCCAGGTTCAGCAAAATCCTTGGAAATCTAAAATCCTTTGGTAGACCAATAAAAAATGAAGAACATGTCAGGAAAATCCTCAAAAACCTACCCACAATCTGGCAGCCCAAAGTTATTGCTCTGAAATGTCAAAACCTTGACAAAATATCCTATGATGAACTTAGAGGTGATTTAATTGCCGTTGAGAAAACTCACTTGGACAGgcaaatccaacaagaaaataaGAAAGCAGTAGCCTTTAAAGTAACTGTGGATGAaccagaaaatgaagaagaagaggaagaaggagaACATGATGAAAACATAGCCATGCTTTCTCAAGTTGTATCTAGCATGATGAGGAAGAACAGATTCAGCAAAAGAGGGAAATCAAACTTCAGAAGAGGAAGGACAAATaatgaaaatgataaaaataatggaaGATTCTATGAATGTGGAAAACATGGGCACATTCAAGCTGATTGTCCGATACTGAAGACAAAACTCAACAGGAACtttcaaaagaagaagtctttTGGAGCctggagtgatgaagaagaatctgaccttgaaaaaattgaaaatatgTGTTTCATGGCCATAAAAGATGATAGCAATGAGGACTCAGGTGAACTCGATCTTAAGGCAGACGAGGGAACTAGTGAGGTACGTCTTCCTACTTGTCCTAACTGTTGTGAacttcaaaaatttatttatattgctTTTGGAGATATTGAAAGAGTTCTAAATGAATTCAGAAAAATCCAAAGAGAAAAAAAGGACTGGGCCTTGAAGGTGGAATAG